In Carassius gibelio isolate Cgi1373 ecotype wild population from Czech Republic chromosome B4, carGib1.2-hapl.c, whole genome shotgun sequence, one DNA window encodes the following:
- the LOC127955913 gene encoding NACHT, LRR and PYD domains-containing protein 3 isoform X1 — translation MNSEPNLDSLDESQNRNEIYRCGFCHKRLKSRTSNQHECSETEEKQRKKQVQRNDQAATGINLNINADTCASVNAPLMIGNTFKKEVYICPAINEKQEPSETAEERREKQNRLRLQFLKTHKTKMKKKAKYIFEYKNDKEVHLKDVYTELFITEGDMKDVNHEHEIQQIDDALKTQNSQDRQINCNDIFTSLSRKNEEKIVLTKGIAGIGKTVSVHKFILDWADEEANQEIECVFLLPFRYMNLMTNKELSLHEFLVKFYPELKDLDEAMLYKECKLAFIFDGLDESRLPLNFKSSFLNTVDERASVDVLFTSLVKGTLLPSALIWVTSRPAAANLIPPEYVGLFTEVRGFTDEQKEEYFRKRITDESLASIIISHIKKSRSLYIMCHIPVFCSITAIVLQDILKNNTENISTTLTEMYIHFLLIQMKIKNRKYDEQEERERIKLLGSNREMLLKLAKLAFEQLKRENVVFYEDDLEECDIRVNVATEFTGMIAEIFKEEYGLHETKFFCFVHLSVQEFLAALHVFICYLNKNMQELQFFFDEPKENVTLQEILQKAVDKAIKSEKGHLDLFLRFLMGISLKSSQNLLKGLFTYPEASTESTTQIAEYIKLVQNEYNISDERSVNLFYCLLELKDHSLYEEILSYLSSDKHPGKKLSSSMCTVLTSVLLMSEKVLDEFNPKKFTSSQTDYNRLIPAMRCCRKALFDNCGLDETCCGTVSSALQASNSHLVELDLSSNNLGDSGVKLLELERLHCQLKILRICGCNLTAHSCTSLSSALESPNSHLNVLDLSNNDLQDSGVELLSEGLKSPNCQLTILRCSICYLTAHSCGSLSSVLQSSNYVLRELDLSNNDLQDSGVKILSEGLKNPNFQLKILRLSGCMVTEEGCHYLSSALTSNPSHLIELDLSYNYPGDSGVKLLSEKLQDPNCKLDKLNVDHGGESRIIAGLKKYACFLTLDQNTANTQLNLSEEKRKVTCLDEKQSYPDHPDRFDVYPQVLCTESFYGRCYWEIEWSGDDGVYIAVSYKSISRKGDGDEQWFGCNDQSWSLICCPDRYSFRHNKIVTCLSVKPISRRIGVYVDHSAGTLSFYSVSDTVRLIHTIQTTFTQPLCPGFKVYYKSSVKLF, via the exons ATGAATTCAGAGCCGAATCTGGATTCACTGGATGAaagtcaaaacagaaatgaaatttacAGATGTGGTTTCTGTCACAAACGACTGAAGTCCAGAACATCTA ATCAACATGAATGTTCAGAGACagaagagaaacagagaaaaaaacaag TCCAGAGGAATGACCAGGCTGCCACTGGAATCAACTTGAATATAAATGCTGACACATGTGCAAGTGTAAATGCTCCATTAATGATTGGAAACACCTTTAAAAAAGAAGTATACATTTGTCCTGCAATAAATG AAAAACAGGAACCCTCAGAGACGGCAGAGGAACGGAGAGAAAAACAAA ACAGATTGAGGCTGCAATTCTTGAAAACTCACAAAaccaaaatgaagaaaaaagccAAATATATTTTTGAGTACAAGAATGATAAGGAAGTACATCTCAAAGATGTTTACACAGAACTGTTCATCACAGAAGGAGATATGAAAGATGTCAATCACGAGCATGAGATTCAACAGATTGATGATGCTCTAAAGACCCAGAACTCACAGGATAGACAAATTAACTGCAATGACATATTTACATCATTAAGCAGAAAAAATGAGGAAAAGATTGTGCTGACCAAGGGCATTgctggcattggaaaaacagtGTCTGTGCACAAGTTCATCCTGGACTGGGCAGACGAAGAAGCCAATCAGGAAATAGAATGTGTGTTCCTGCTTCCATTCCGATATATGAACTTAATGACAAATAAAGAACTCAGTCTCCATGAATTTCTGGTGAAATTTTATCCTGAACTGAAGGACTTGGATGAAGCAATGCTATATAAGGAATGTAAGCTTGCATTTATATTTGATGGACTTGATGAGAGTCGCCTGCCTCTAAATTTTAAAAGTAGTTTTCTGAACACTGTTGATGAAAGAGCATCTGTAGATGTGCTGTTTACAAGTCTGGTCAAAGGGACATTGCTTCCATCAGCTCTCATCTGGGTGACCTCACGACCAGCAGCGGCCAATCTGATCCCTCCAGAGTATGTAGGTTTGTTCACAGAGGTGCGAGGATTCACTGACGAACAgaaggaggagtacttcagaaagAGAATCACAGATGAAAGTCTGGCCTCCATAATCATCTCACACATTAAGAAATCTCGTAGTCTCTACATAATGTGCCACATTCCTGTGTTCTGCTCGATCACAGCCATAGTTCTTCAAGATATTCTCAAGAACAATACAGAGAACATCAGCACAACACTCACTGAAATGTACATTCACTTCCTGCTGATACAGATGAAAATAAAGAACCGGAAGTATGATGAACAAGAAGAAAGGGAACGTATAAAGCTCTTAGGTTCAAATAgagaaatgcttttaaaattagCCAAATTAGCGTTTGAACAGCTGAAGAGGGAGAACGTTGTATTCTATGAGGATGATTTGGAAGAATGTGATATTAGGGTGAATGTAGCCACTGAGTTTACAGGAATGATTGCtgagatctttaaggaggaatATGGACTTCACGAGACAAAGTTCTTCTGCTTTGTGCATCTGAGTGTTCAAGAGTTCCTCGCTGCACTGCATGTGTTCATCTGCTACCTGAACAAGAACATGCAGGAGCTTCAGTTTTTCTTTGATGAGCCAAAAGAAAATGTCACATTGCAGGAGATACTGCAGAAAGCTGTTGATAAAGCTATAAAGAGTGAGAAAGGACATCTGGACTTGTTCCTGCGGTTTCTAATGGGCATTTCACTGAAATCTAGTCAAAACCTGCTCAAAGGCTTGTTCACATACCCTGAAGCctcaacagaaagcaccacacaAATAGCTGAATACATTAAACTAGTGCAAAATGAATACAATATTTCAGATGAAAGGTCAGTCAATCTATTTTACTGTCTACTTGAGCTCAAGGATCATTCATTATATGAGGAAATCCTGAGTTACCTCAGTTCAGATAAACATCCAGGAAAAAAACTCTCATCTTCAATGTGCACAGTGCTAACCTCAGTGCTGCTCATGTCAGAGAAGGTGCTGGATGAGTTCAACCCAAAAAAATTCACATCATCACAAACAGACTACAATAGACTCATTCCTGCTATGAGATGCTGCAGAAAAGCACT aTTTGACAACTGTGGTCTTGATGAAACATGCTGTGGAACTGTATCTTCTGCTTTACAAGCATCAAACTCCCATCTGgtagagctggacctgagtagcAATAACTTAGGAGATTCGGGAGTGAAGCTGCTTGAACTGGAGAGATTACACTGTCAACTAAAAATACTGAG GATATGTGGATGTAATCTCACTGCTCATTCCTGTACAAGTTTATCTTCAGCTCTAGAGTCTCCAAACTCCCATCTGAATGtgctggacctgagtaacaatgatctgcaggattcaggagtggaGCTGCTTTCTGAaggactgaagagtccaaactgtcagctgACGATACTGAG ATGTTCCATATGTTATCTCACTGCTCATTCTTGTGGGAGTTTGTCATCAGTTTTACAATCCTCGAACTATGtgctgagagagctggacctgagtaataatgacctgcaggattcaggagtgaagatTCTTTCTGAAGGACTGAAGAATCCAAACTTTCAGCTGAAGATACTGAG GTTGTCTGGATGTATGGTGACAGAAGAAGGCTGCCATtatttgtcttcagctctgacttctaacccctcacacctgatagagctggatctgagctacaattaCCCAGGAGATTCAGGAGTCAAGCTGCTCTCTGAAAAACTGCAGGATCCAAACTGCAAACTGGATAAACTTAA tGTGGATCATGGAGGAGAATCCAGGATTATAGCAGGGCTAAAAAAAT ATGCCTGTTTTCTCACACTGGATCAAAACACAGCAAATACTCAACTCAATTTGTCTGAAGAGAAAAGAAAGGTGACATGTTTGGATGAGAAACAGtcatatcctgatcatccagacagatttgatgtgtATCCTCAGGTGTTGTGTACAGAGAGTTTTtatggacgctgttactgggagattgagtggagtggTGATGATGGTGTGTATATAGCAGTGTCgtataagagcatcagcaggaagggagATGGTGATGAGCAATGGTTTGGAtgtaatgatcagtcctggagtttgatCTGCTGTCCTGACAGATACTCATTCAGACACAATAAGATAGTGACTTGTCTCTCTGTGAAGCCCATCAGTCGTAGaataggagtgtatgtggatcacagtgcaggaactctgtccttctacagcgtttCTGACACAGTGAGACTCATCCACACaatccagaccacattcactcagccactCTGTCCTGGGTTTAAAGTTTATTATAAATCATCTGTGAAACTGTTTTGA
- the LOC127955913 gene encoding NACHT, LRR and PYD domains-containing protein 12 isoform X2, with protein MIGNTFKKEVYICPAINEKQEPSETAEERREKQNRLRLQFLKTHKTKMKKKAKYIFEYKNDKEVHLKDVYTELFITEGDMKDVNHEHEIQQIDDALKTQNSQDRQINCNDIFTSLSRKNEEKIVLTKGIAGIGKTVSVHKFILDWADEEANQEIECVFLLPFRYMNLMTNKELSLHEFLVKFYPELKDLDEAMLYKECKLAFIFDGLDESRLPLNFKSSFLNTVDERASVDVLFTSLVKGTLLPSALIWVTSRPAAANLIPPEYVGLFTEVRGFTDEQKEEYFRKRITDESLASIIISHIKKSRSLYIMCHIPVFCSITAIVLQDILKNNTENISTTLTEMYIHFLLIQMKIKNRKYDEQEERERIKLLGSNREMLLKLAKLAFEQLKRENVVFYEDDLEECDIRVNVATEFTGMIAEIFKEEYGLHETKFFCFVHLSVQEFLAALHVFICYLNKNMQELQFFFDEPKENVTLQEILQKAVDKAIKSEKGHLDLFLRFLMGISLKSSQNLLKGLFTYPEASTESTTQIAEYIKLVQNEYNISDERSVNLFYCLLELKDHSLYEEILSYLSSDKHPGKKLSSSMCTVLTSVLLMSEKVLDEFNPKKFTSSQTDYNRLIPAMRCCRKALFDNCGLDETCCGTVSSALQASNSHLVELDLSSNNLGDSGVKLLELERLHCQLKILRICGCNLTAHSCTSLSSALESPNSHLNVLDLSNNDLQDSGVELLSEGLKSPNCQLTILRCSICYLTAHSCGSLSSVLQSSNYVLRELDLSNNDLQDSGVKILSEGLKNPNFQLKILRLSGCMVTEEGCHYLSSALTSNPSHLIELDLSYNYPGDSGVKLLSEKLQDPNCKLDKLNVDHGGESRIIAGLKKYACFLTLDQNTANTQLNLSEEKRKVTCLDEKQSYPDHPDRFDVYPQVLCTESFYGRCYWEIEWSGDDGVYIAVSYKSISRKGDGDEQWFGCNDQSWSLICCPDRYSFRHNKIVTCLSVKPISRRIGVYVDHSAGTLSFYSVSDTVRLIHTIQTTFTQPLCPGFKVYYKSSVKLF; from the exons ATGATTGGAAACACCTTTAAAAAAGAAGTATACATTTGTCCTGCAATAAATG AAAAACAGGAACCCTCAGAGACGGCAGAGGAACGGAGAGAAAAACAAA ACAGATTGAGGCTGCAATTCTTGAAAACTCACAAAaccaaaatgaagaaaaaagccAAATATATTTTTGAGTACAAGAATGATAAGGAAGTACATCTCAAAGATGTTTACACAGAACTGTTCATCACAGAAGGAGATATGAAAGATGTCAATCACGAGCATGAGATTCAACAGATTGATGATGCTCTAAAGACCCAGAACTCACAGGATAGACAAATTAACTGCAATGACATATTTACATCATTAAGCAGAAAAAATGAGGAAAAGATTGTGCTGACCAAGGGCATTgctggcattggaaaaacagtGTCTGTGCACAAGTTCATCCTGGACTGGGCAGACGAAGAAGCCAATCAGGAAATAGAATGTGTGTTCCTGCTTCCATTCCGATATATGAACTTAATGACAAATAAAGAACTCAGTCTCCATGAATTTCTGGTGAAATTTTATCCTGAACTGAAGGACTTGGATGAAGCAATGCTATATAAGGAATGTAAGCTTGCATTTATATTTGATGGACTTGATGAGAGTCGCCTGCCTCTAAATTTTAAAAGTAGTTTTCTGAACACTGTTGATGAAAGAGCATCTGTAGATGTGCTGTTTACAAGTCTGGTCAAAGGGACATTGCTTCCATCAGCTCTCATCTGGGTGACCTCACGACCAGCAGCGGCCAATCTGATCCCTCCAGAGTATGTAGGTTTGTTCACAGAGGTGCGAGGATTCACTGACGAACAgaaggaggagtacttcagaaagAGAATCACAGATGAAAGTCTGGCCTCCATAATCATCTCACACATTAAGAAATCTCGTAGTCTCTACATAATGTGCCACATTCCTGTGTTCTGCTCGATCACAGCCATAGTTCTTCAAGATATTCTCAAGAACAATACAGAGAACATCAGCACAACACTCACTGAAATGTACATTCACTTCCTGCTGATACAGATGAAAATAAAGAACCGGAAGTATGATGAACAAGAAGAAAGGGAACGTATAAAGCTCTTAGGTTCAAATAgagaaatgcttttaaaattagCCAAATTAGCGTTTGAACAGCTGAAGAGGGAGAACGTTGTATTCTATGAGGATGATTTGGAAGAATGTGATATTAGGGTGAATGTAGCCACTGAGTTTACAGGAATGATTGCtgagatctttaaggaggaatATGGACTTCACGAGACAAAGTTCTTCTGCTTTGTGCATCTGAGTGTTCAAGAGTTCCTCGCTGCACTGCATGTGTTCATCTGCTACCTGAACAAGAACATGCAGGAGCTTCAGTTTTTCTTTGATGAGCCAAAAGAAAATGTCACATTGCAGGAGATACTGCAGAAAGCTGTTGATAAAGCTATAAAGAGTGAGAAAGGACATCTGGACTTGTTCCTGCGGTTTCTAATGGGCATTTCACTGAAATCTAGTCAAAACCTGCTCAAAGGCTTGTTCACATACCCTGAAGCctcaacagaaagcaccacacaAATAGCTGAATACATTAAACTAGTGCAAAATGAATACAATATTTCAGATGAAAGGTCAGTCAATCTATTTTACTGTCTACTTGAGCTCAAGGATCATTCATTATATGAGGAAATCCTGAGTTACCTCAGTTCAGATAAACATCCAGGAAAAAAACTCTCATCTTCAATGTGCACAGTGCTAACCTCAGTGCTGCTCATGTCAGAGAAGGTGCTGGATGAGTTCAACCCAAAAAAATTCACATCATCACAAACAGACTACAATAGACTCATTCCTGCTATGAGATGCTGCAGAAAAGCACT aTTTGACAACTGTGGTCTTGATGAAACATGCTGTGGAACTGTATCTTCTGCTTTACAAGCATCAAACTCCCATCTGgtagagctggacctgagtagcAATAACTTAGGAGATTCGGGAGTGAAGCTGCTTGAACTGGAGAGATTACACTGTCAACTAAAAATACTGAG GATATGTGGATGTAATCTCACTGCTCATTCCTGTACAAGTTTATCTTCAGCTCTAGAGTCTCCAAACTCCCATCTGAATGtgctggacctgagtaacaatgatctgcaggattcaggagtggaGCTGCTTTCTGAaggactgaagagtccaaactgtcagctgACGATACTGAG ATGTTCCATATGTTATCTCACTGCTCATTCTTGTGGGAGTTTGTCATCAGTTTTACAATCCTCGAACTATGtgctgagagagctggacctgagtaataatgacctgcaggattcaggagtgaagatTCTTTCTGAAGGACTGAAGAATCCAAACTTTCAGCTGAAGATACTGAG GTTGTCTGGATGTATGGTGACAGAAGAAGGCTGCCATtatttgtcttcagctctgacttctaacccctcacacctgatagagctggatctgagctacaattaCCCAGGAGATTCAGGAGTCAAGCTGCTCTCTGAAAAACTGCAGGATCCAAACTGCAAACTGGATAAACTTAA tGTGGATCATGGAGGAGAATCCAGGATTATAGCAGGGCTAAAAAAAT ATGCCTGTTTTCTCACACTGGATCAAAACACAGCAAATACTCAACTCAATTTGTCTGAAGAGAAAAGAAAGGTGACATGTTTGGATGAGAAACAGtcatatcctgatcatccagacagatttgatgtgtATCCTCAGGTGTTGTGTACAGAGAGTTTTtatggacgctgttactgggagattgagtggagtggTGATGATGGTGTGTATATAGCAGTGTCgtataagagcatcagcaggaagggagATGGTGATGAGCAATGGTTTGGAtgtaatgatcagtcctggagtttgatCTGCTGTCCTGACAGATACTCATTCAGACACAATAAGATAGTGACTTGTCTCTCTGTGAAGCCCATCAGTCGTAGaataggagtgtatgtggatcacagtgcaggaactctgtccttctacagcgtttCTGACACAGTGAGACTCATCCACACaatccagaccacattcactcagccactCTGTCCTGGGTTTAAAGTTTATTATAAATCATCTGTGAAACTGTTTTGA